The proteins below are encoded in one region of Pseudomonas putida S13.1.2:
- a CDS encoding acyl-CoA thioesterase: protein MARERPLRGAYRHFQPITTRWHDNDVYGHVNNVVYYGFFDSAVNTWLIEHAGLDIHHDPVVAYVAGSACDYFAAVAFPQRIEVGIAVERLGNSSVHYTLAVFVEGEPEACAAGRFTHVFVDRRDNRPVAIPARLRSALGSLLASPDPSSHNEPAWH, encoded by the coding sequence ATGGCCAGGGAGCGCCCGCTGCGCGGCGCCTACCGCCACTTCCAGCCGATCACCACGCGCTGGCATGACAACGACGTGTATGGGCATGTGAACAACGTCGTCTATTACGGGTTTTTCGACAGTGCCGTGAATACCTGGCTGATCGAACATGCCGGCCTGGATATCCACCACGACCCGGTGGTGGCCTACGTGGCCGGGTCCGCCTGCGACTATTTTGCCGCCGTTGCCTTCCCGCAACGCATCGAAGTGGGCATCGCCGTCGAGCGTCTGGGCAACAGTTCGGTGCACTACACGCTGGCCGTGTTCGTCGAGGGCGAACCTGAAGCCTGCGCGGCCGGCCGTTTCACCCACGTTTTCGTCGACCGTCGCGACAACCGCCCGGTCGCCATCCCCGCCAGGCTGCGCAGCGCTCTCGGCAGCCTGCTCGCGTCGCCCGACCCATCCAGCCATAACGAACCGGCATGGCATTGA
- a CDS encoding iron-containing alcohol dehydrogenase has protein sequence MQPFSFATTPHLLCEPGAAGRLAQLCQQRGVRRVLIVTDPGIVNLGMLDDLLPGFTQAHLSVAIFGEVSADPSHACVLAAVGRARHIGAELIVGFGGGSSMDVAKLVALLAHPACDQTLEAVYGIDQAKGQRLPLIQVPTTAGTGSEVTPVAVITTGEAAKMAVISPLLLPDLALLDAERTLGLPPAITAATGIDAMVHAIEATTSRFKRNPVSSLLAREALGLLAGNLDQAVHNGGNLVARQAMLLGACLAGQAFANAPVAAVHALAYPLGARYHVPHGLANALVLPHVMRFNRREAFADYAALAPALLGERLVPGDPHDLCSQFIDELAQLAPRCGLPSRLRDVGVPRHSLPLLAEDAQQQQRLLVNNPRKVTLADALALYQAAF, from the coding sequence ATGCAGCCTTTCAGTTTTGCCACCACCCCTCATCTGCTGTGCGAACCCGGTGCCGCCGGGCGCCTGGCGCAGCTGTGCCAGCAACGCGGCGTGCGCCGCGTGCTGATCGTCACCGACCCGGGTATTGTCAACCTGGGCATGCTCGATGATTTACTGCCAGGGTTCACCCAGGCTCACCTGAGCGTGGCGATCTTCGGTGAGGTCAGCGCCGACCCCAGCCATGCCTGCGTGCTGGCGGCGGTCGGCCGGGCACGGCATATCGGCGCCGAGCTGATCGTCGGTTTCGGTGGCGGCAGCTCCATGGATGTCGCCAAGCTGGTGGCGCTGCTGGCACACCCCGCCTGTGACCAGACCCTGGAGGCGGTCTATGGCATCGACCAGGCCAAGGGCCAGCGCCTGCCACTGATCCAGGTGCCGACCACCGCCGGGACCGGCTCCGAGGTCACCCCGGTCGCCGTGATCACCACCGGCGAGGCGGCCAAGATGGCGGTCATTTCGCCGCTGTTGCTGCCCGACCTGGCGCTGCTCGACGCCGAGCGCACACTGGGCCTGCCACCGGCGATCACTGCGGCCACCGGTATCGATGCCATGGTCCATGCCATCGAGGCCACCACCAGCCGGTTCAAGCGCAACCCGGTGTCCAGCCTGCTGGCCCGCGAAGCGTTGGGGCTGCTGGCCGGCAACCTCGACCAGGCGGTACACAACGGTGGCAACCTGGTGGCCCGCCAGGCCATGCTGCTGGGCGCCTGCCTGGCCGGGCAGGCATTTGCCAACGCGCCGGTGGCGGCGGTGCATGCGCTGGCTTACCCGCTGGGGGCGCGTTACCACGTGCCGCACGGGCTGGCCAATGCGCTGGTGCTGCCCCACGTGATGCGCTTCAACCGGCGCGAGGCGTTTGCCGATTATGCGGCATTGGCGCCGGCACTTCTGGGCGAGCGCCTGGTGCCTGGCGACCCCCATGACCTGTGCAGCCAGTTCATCGATGAGCTTGCGCAGCTGGCGCCACGCTGCGGCCTGCCCAGCCGGCTGCGTGATGTCGGTGTACCGCGGCACAGCCTGCCGCTGCTGGCCGAGGATGCCCAGCAACAGCAACGGCTGCTGGTCAACAACCCGCGCAAGGTCACCCTTGCCGATGCCCTGGCCCTCTACCAGGCGGCGTTCTGA
- a CDS encoding acyl-CoA dehydrogenase C-terminal domain-containing protein produces MSYRAPLRDMHFVLHELFDVTAHCARLGNELDRETIDGILEQGARFAGEVVAPLNRQGDEQGCRLEQGAVRTPDGFRRAYRQYVQQGWGGMTGPVEHDGQGLPQMVAACFHEMLMGASLSFRIYSGLTEGAVLALHRHGSAALKRDYLGKLVSGEWAGTMCLTEPQAGTDLALLRTRAEPQGDGSYRISGSKIFISGGDQDLTDNIVHLVLARLPDAPAGVRGISLFLVPKFECTGSGGLGARNAVECGALEHKMGIKGAATCVMNFEGARGWLVGEANQGLACMFTMMNDARFQVGLQGLGIAEAAFQGGLAYARERLQSRSLAGPVAPERNADPIICHPDVRRMLLTQKTLSEGCRMLAAFAAQALDQEHGAPQPDVQAAAGRRAALLIPIVKAFLTDVGQEVASLGVQLYGGHGYIREWGMEQLMRDSRITQLYEGTNGIQALDLIRRKVLGDGGEQLRLLIDELLEAARGCAADELAGMAQVVVQRLLEWRNLSAEVVDACRCDPQEIGAVSVDFLAYSGYVLLAALWLRAGVTASAALAAGSADSAFYQAKLHAAGFYWRRVLPRANAHCEALRGGAQCLMSLDEAHFAF; encoded by the coding sequence ATGAGCTACCGAGCCCCCCTGCGTGACATGCACTTCGTCCTGCACGAACTGTTCGATGTGACGGCGCACTGTGCCCGCCTGGGCAACGAGCTGGACCGCGAAACCATTGATGGCATCCTCGAACAAGGCGCACGGTTTGCCGGCGAGGTGGTTGCGCCGCTTAACCGCCAGGGCGATGAGCAGGGCTGCCGCCTGGAGCAAGGCGCTGTGCGCACCCCCGATGGCTTTCGCCGGGCCTACCGGCAATATGTGCAGCAGGGCTGGGGTGGCATGACCGGCCCCGTGGAGCACGATGGCCAGGGGCTGCCGCAAATGGTCGCGGCGTGCTTTCACGAAATGCTGATGGGCGCGTCCCTGTCGTTTCGGATCTATTCTGGCCTGACCGAGGGCGCCGTGCTGGCCTTGCATCGGCATGGCAGCGCAGCGCTCAAGCGCGATTACCTCGGCAAGCTGGTCAGCGGCGAATGGGCCGGCACCATGTGCCTGACCGAGCCACAGGCCGGCACCGACCTCGCGCTGCTGCGCACCCGCGCCGAGCCGCAAGGCGATGGCAGCTACCGCATCAGCGGCAGCAAGATCTTCATCAGCGGCGGCGACCAGGACCTGACCGACAACATCGTCCACCTGGTGCTGGCGCGCCTGCCGGATGCGCCGGCCGGTGTGCGTGGCATCAGCCTGTTCCTGGTGCCCAAGTTCGAATGCACCGGTAGCGGTGGGCTAGGCGCGCGCAACGCCGTCGAATGCGGTGCGCTCGAGCACAAGATGGGCATCAAGGGTGCAGCGACCTGCGTGATGAACTTCGAGGGCGCCCGCGGCTGGCTGGTGGGTGAGGCCAACCAGGGCCTGGCCTGCATGTTCACCATGATGAACGATGCGCGGTTTCAGGTTGGCCTGCAGGGGCTGGGCATCGCCGAGGCGGCCTTCCAGGGTGGCCTGGCCTATGCCCGCGAGCGCTTGCAGTCGCGCAGCCTGGCTGGGCCGGTGGCACCCGAGCGCAATGCCGACCCGATCATCTGCCACCCGGACGTGCGGCGCATGCTGCTGACCCAGAAAACCCTCAGCGAGGGCTGCCGCATGCTGGCGGCCTTTGCAGCGCAAGCGCTGGATCAGGAGCACGGTGCCCCGCAGCCAGACGTGCAAGCGGCCGCCGGGCGGCGGGCGGCGTTGCTGATCCCCATCGTCAAAGCCTTCCTCACCGATGTCGGCCAGGAGGTCGCCAGCCTGGGGGTGCAGCTGTACGGGGGGCATGGCTATATCCGCGAATGGGGCATGGAGCAGCTGATGCGCGACAGCCGTATCACCCAGTTGTACGAAGGCACCAACGGCATCCAGGCGCTGGACCTGATCCGCCGCAAGGTGCTTGGCGATGGTGGCGAGCAGTTGCGCCTGCTCATCGATGAGTTGCTCGAAGCGGCTCGCGGCTGCGCTGCCGACGAGCTGGCCGGGATGGCCCAGGTGGTCGTCCAGCGCCTGCTGGAATGGCGCAACCTGAGCGCCGAGGTGGTCGATGCCTGCCGCTGTGACCCGCAGGAAATCGGCGCAGTGTCGGTGGACTTCCTTGCCTACTCGGGCTACGTGCTGCTGGCCGCGCTGTGGCTGCGCGCTGGCGTAACGGCCAGCGCGGCACTGGCCGCAGGCAGCGCAGACAGTGCCTTCTACCAAGCCAAGCTGCACGCCGCAGGCTTCTACTGGCGGCGGGTATTGCCGCGCGCAAATGCCCACTGCGAGGCGTTGCGCGGCGGCGCACAGTGCCTGATGAGCCTGGATGAAGCGCACTTCGCCTTCTGA
- a CDS encoding 3-hydroxyacyl-CoA dehydrogenase, whose amino-acid sequence MSTPYNIQLAAVIGAGTMGRGIVISLARAGLPVLWLDNDPRATEAGLAMLAQTWAQQVAKGRIDQAGADACLARVRQVTAYADLAEADLVIEAVYENLALKQEIFRTLDSTLKAEAILASNTSALDIDAIAAVTRRPEQVLGLHFFSPAHVMKLLEVVRGERTSPAVLDAAQALGQRMGKEVVVAGNCPGFIGNRMLATYAAEARKLLLEGATPRQVDEALQAFGMAMGPFRMYDVVGIDLEWRARQLAGKAMDAPLLQVDNALCALGRFGQKAGHGYYRYAPGSREAMHDPEVDALVLKVAHDLGVHRRAIDDEEIRERCLLALVNEGAKILEASVASCSADIDRVYLHGYGFPAEVGGPMRWADQQGLSLLLARLERLQGLFGEHWRPAGLLMRLVAGGKQLADVREGRA is encoded by the coding sequence GTGAGTACTCCCTATAACATTCAGCTGGCGGCGGTGATCGGTGCCGGCACCATGGGCCGCGGCATAGTCATCAGCCTGGCCCGTGCAGGCCTACCGGTGCTATGGCTGGATAACGACCCGCGTGCTACCGAAGCCGGCCTGGCGATGCTTGCGCAGACCTGGGCACAGCAGGTGGCCAAGGGGCGTATTGACCAGGCCGGGGCCGACGCCTGCCTGGCGCGGGTGCGCCAGGTTACGGCCTATGCCGACCTCGCCGAAGCCGACCTGGTGATCGAAGCGGTGTACGAGAACCTGGCGCTCAAGCAGGAGATTTTCCGCACTCTGGACAGCACGCTCAAAGCCGAAGCCATCCTGGCCAGCAACACTTCGGCACTGGACATCGATGCCATCGCTGCCGTGACCCGTCGGCCCGAACAGGTACTGGGGCTGCATTTTTTCAGCCCGGCCCATGTGATGAAGTTGTTGGAAGTGGTGCGCGGGGAGCGCACCTCGCCCGCAGTGCTCGATGCGGCCCAGGCCCTGGGGCAGCGCATGGGCAAGGAAGTGGTGGTGGCGGGCAACTGCCCGGGCTTCATCGGCAACCGCATGCTCGCCACCTACGCGGCCGAGGCGCGCAAGCTGCTGCTCGAAGGCGCCACGCCGCGGCAGGTGGATGAGGCGCTGCAAGCGTTCGGCATGGCCATGGGCCCGTTCCGCATGTATGACGTGGTCGGCATCGACCTGGAGTGGCGGGCGCGCCAGCTGGCCGGCAAAGCCATGGATGCGCCTTTGCTGCAGGTCGACAACGCCCTGTGCGCGCTGGGGCGTTTCGGGCAAAAAGCCGGCCACGGCTACTACCGTTACGCCCCCGGCAGCCGCGAGGCCATGCACGACCCCGAGGTCGATGCACTGGTGCTCAAGGTCGCCCACGACCTGGGCGTGCACCGGCGCGCAATCGATGACGAGGAAATCCGTGAGCGCTGCCTGCTGGCGCTGGTCAACGAAGGGGCGAAGATTCTCGAGGCGTCGGTGGCCAGCTGCAGCGCCGACATCGACCGGGTGTATCTGCATGGCTACGGCTTCCCGGCAGAGGTCGGTGGGCCGATGCGCTGGGCCGACCAGCAGGGGTTGAGCCTGCTGTTGGCGCGGCTGGAACGCCTGCAAGGCCTGTTCGGCGAACATTGGCGCCCGGCCGGGCTGCTGATGCGCCTGGTGGCTGGGGGCAAGCAGCTGGCCGATGTGCGCGAGGGCCGCGCATGA
- a CDS encoding LysR family transcriptional regulator, which produces MNIANFDLNLLRVLDMLLREQNVSRAAERLALTQPTVSNALARLRDLLGDPLLVRVGRRMRPTPRALALEGPIRAALQQIEQTLGAGDSFDPQLSHRQLRIALTDFAEQLCMPGLLATLQTQAPHLRVDVLHLTPNLPAEALDRGELDLVLGRFDDVPARYERRHWRSETLHVAVRQGHPEVDGALDLQAFLGLRHLWVHGGQTRGMVDQWLGEQGLARRIVYTTPNYLQAAHLAASSDLCVVLPTALARHFARLLPLQVLDLPFALQPFQLELVYLAHRQHDPALAWLVARIMEIGAS; this is translated from the coding sequence ATGAATATAGCCAACTTCGACCTCAACCTGCTGCGCGTACTGGACATGCTGCTGCGTGAACAGAACGTTTCCCGCGCCGCCGAGCGCCTGGCCCTGACCCAGCCGACGGTGAGCAATGCCTTGGCGCGCCTGCGCGACCTGCTCGGCGACCCGCTGCTGGTGCGCGTGGGCCGGCGCATGCGCCCCACCCCGCGCGCCTTGGCCCTGGAAGGCCCGATCCGCGCGGCGCTGCAACAGATCGAGCAGACCCTCGGCGCCGGCGACAGCTTCGACCCGCAGCTCAGCCACCGCCAGTTGCGTATCGCCCTCACCGACTTCGCCGAACAACTGTGCATGCCCGGGTTGCTGGCCACCTTGCAGACCCAGGCGCCGCATTTGCGCGTGGACGTGCTGCACCTGACGCCCAACCTGCCGGCCGAAGCCCTGGACCGAGGCGAACTCGACCTGGTGCTGGGGCGCTTCGATGATGTGCCCGCGCGCTACGAGCGGCGCCACTGGCGCAGCGAAACACTGCACGTGGCGGTGCGCCAGGGCCACCCCGAAGTGGATGGCGCGCTCGACCTGCAAGCCTTCCTGGGCCTGCGCCACCTGTGGGTGCACGGCGGTCAGACCCGCGGCATGGTTGACCAGTGGCTGGGTGAGCAGGGCCTGGCTCGTCGCATCGTCTACACCACGCCCAATTACCTGCAGGCCGCGCACCTGGCCGCAAGCTCCGACCTGTGCGTGGTGCTGCCCACCGCACTGGCGCGCCATTTCGCCCGGCTGCTGCCGCTGCAGGTATTGGACCTGCCGTTCGCCCTGCAGCCGTTCCAGCTGGAGCTGGTGTACCTTGCCCACCGCCAGCACGACCCGGCACTGGCCTGGCTGGTGGCGCGCATCATGGAGATTGGTGCCAGCTGA
- a CDS encoding alkyl/aryl-sulfatase produces the protein MRLRTLPCLLALALPFAAQADGPAKDATDLTRQSNQQWLQRLPFADRSDFDNARRGLLQAADQAVVNADGKTVWDLQRYAFLAGEAPGTVNPSLWRIAQLNTIAGLFKVTDGIYQVRGLDLANMTLIEGEHGLIVMDPLLSVETARAGLAMYFRHRPKRPVVAVIYTHPHVDHFGGVRGVIDEAEVKAGKVQVIAPQGFFEHAISENVLAGPAMKRRAQYMYGAPLPRGPRGQVDAGLGKGVPANATVSLIAPTRLIEKPFETLRIDGVDIEFQLTPGTEAPAEMNLWFPRFKALCMAENASHVQHNVLTLRGAQVRDAKVWAHYLDQSLLRYGQQAEVVFAQHHWPTWGGAQIREYLADQRDMYAFIDSQTLRLINRGLGPTEIAAELTSLPPRLASKWYSRDYYGSLSHNVRAVYQRYMGFYDGNPATLNPLPPADAGAHYVQALGGAERVLTLAREAYGNGDYRWVAELTRHLVFAQPDNSAARELQADALEQLGYQSENATWRNAYLTGAQELRNGVAPAASKGGSADDLVRALTPTLFFDYLGVRVDAAKAAEQDLTINWHFTDLNEDYALTLRNGVLTHRDLTRHGQADVEVNMSKATLDRIALKQTGFLKEATLGDINISGERLKFMRFMAGLDEPDGRFNIVTP, from the coding sequence ATGCGCCTACGCACATTGCCCTGCCTGCTGGCCCTGGCCCTGCCCTTCGCGGCACAGGCCGACGGCCCAGCCAAGGACGCCACCGACCTCACCCGCCAGAGCAATCAGCAATGGTTGCAGCGACTGCCCTTCGCCGACCGCAGCGATTTCGACAATGCCCGCCGCGGCCTGCTCCAAGCCGCCGACCAGGCCGTGGTCAATGCTGATGGCAAAACGGTCTGGGACCTGCAGCGCTACGCCTTCCTCGCTGGCGAGGCACCGGGCACGGTCAACCCGAGCCTGTGGCGCATCGCGCAGCTCAATACCATTGCCGGGTTGTTCAAGGTCACCGACGGCATCTACCAGGTGCGCGGCCTGGACCTGGCCAACATGACCCTCATCGAAGGCGAGCACGGCCTGATCGTGATGGACCCGCTGCTGTCGGTGGAAACCGCCCGGGCCGGGTTGGCGATGTACTTCCGCCATCGCCCAAAACGGCCGGTGGTGGCGGTGATCTATACCCACCCGCACGTCGATCACTTCGGCGGTGTGCGTGGGGTGATCGACGAGGCCGAGGTCAAGGCCGGCAAGGTGCAGGTCATCGCCCCGCAGGGGTTCTTCGAGCATGCCATCAGCGAAAACGTGCTGGCCGGGCCGGCCATGAAGCGCCGTGCGCAGTACATGTACGGCGCGCCGTTGCCACGCGGGCCACGCGGCCAGGTGGATGCCGGCCTGGGCAAGGGAGTGCCGGCCAATGCCACGGTCAGCCTGATCGCCCCCACCCGGCTGATCGAAAAACCCTTCGAGACCCTGCGCATCGATGGTGTCGATATCGAATTCCAGCTCACCCCTGGCACCGAAGCACCTGCTGAAATGAACCTGTGGTTCCCCCGGTTCAAAGCCTTGTGCATGGCCGAAAACGCCTCCCACGTGCAGCACAACGTGCTGACCCTGCGCGGCGCCCAGGTGCGCGATGCCAAGGTGTGGGCGCACTACCTGGACCAGTCGCTGTTGCGCTATGGCCAGCAAGCCGAAGTGGTGTTTGCCCAGCACCACTGGCCCACCTGGGGCGGCGCGCAGATCCGCGAATACCTGGCCGATCAGCGCGACATGTATGCCTTCATTGACAGCCAGACCCTGCGCCTGATCAACCGCGGCCTTGGCCCCACCGAGATCGCCGCCGAGCTGACCAGCTTGCCGCCACGGCTGGCCAGCAAATGGTACAGCCGCGACTACTATGGCTCGCTCAGCCACAACGTGCGGGCGGTGTATCAACGCTATATGGGCTTTTACGACGGCAACCCGGCAACCCTCAACCCATTGCCGCCTGCCGACGCCGGGGCCCATTACGTCCAGGCCCTGGGCGGTGCCGAACGGGTGCTGACACTGGCCCGTGAGGCTTACGGCAATGGCGACTACCGCTGGGTGGCCGAGCTCACCCGGCACCTGGTGTTCGCCCAGCCCGACAACAGCGCAGCGCGCGAGCTGCAGGCCGACGCCCTGGAGCAACTGGGCTACCAGAGCGAGAACGCCACCTGGCGCAACGCCTACCTGACCGGTGCGCAAGAGCTGCGCAACGGCGTGGCCCCAGCCGCAAGCAAGGGCGGCAGCGCCGACGACCTGGTGCGCGCCCTGACCCCGACGCTGTTCTTCGACTACCTGGGGGTACGCGTGGATGCCGCCAAGGCCGCCGAGCAGGACCTGACCATCAACTGGCACTTTACCGACCTGAACGAAGACTACGCCCTCACCCTGCGCAACGGTGTGCTCACCCACCGCGACCTCACCCGCCACGGGCAGGCGGATGTCGAGGTGAACATGAGCAAGGCCACCCTCGACCGCATCGCCCTGAAGCAAACCGGCTTTCTCAAGGAAGCGACCCTTGGGGATATCAACATCAGCGGCGAGCGCCTGAAGTTCATGCGCTTCATGGCCGGGCTGGACGAGCCGGATGGGCGCTTCAATATCGTCACCCCCTGA
- a CDS encoding DUF202 domain-containing protein, which produces MAEPTGDTGLQAERTVLAWRRTQVALLLVACLAWRGEMPVVAGMAVLLALLGRARERGVYRRGLGMLRREQGHAAAWSVPLCTLGVAGLVLGVWLRRSF; this is translated from the coding sequence ATGGCTGAACCCACGGGCGACACCGGGCTGCAGGCCGAACGTACGGTGCTGGCCTGGCGGCGCACGCAGGTGGCATTGCTGCTGGTCGCCTGCCTGGCGTGGCGTGGCGAAATGCCGGTGGTTGCTGGCATGGCGGTGCTGTTGGCACTGCTTGGCCGGGCTCGTGAGCGCGGCGTCTACCGCCGTGGTTTGGGCATGCTGCGCCGCGAGCAGGGCCACGCCGCCGCCTGGAGCGTGCCGCTGTGTACGTTGGGGGTGGCGGGCCTGGTGCTGGGCGTGTGGTTGCGCCGCTCGTTCTAG
- a CDS encoding YidH family protein, with protein MNSDPRQSPWERWLLGQGKAPDPRFTLANERTFLAWIRTALALLGGAIAIETFAAHSWPSSGRVAMELALLATSLLVSLGAGWRWLAVERALRREAPLPLPRLVPLLSVACGLACVALVGLLWARWHG; from the coding sequence ATGAATTCCGATCCCCGTCAAAGCCCTTGGGAGCGCTGGTTGCTGGGGCAAGGCAAGGCGCCCGACCCGCGTTTTACCCTGGCCAATGAACGCACCTTTCTTGCCTGGATCCGCACCGCCCTGGCGTTGCTCGGCGGCGCCATCGCCATCGAAACCTTCGCCGCACATAGCTGGCCCTCGTCGGGGCGGGTGGCGATGGAGCTGGCGTTGCTGGCCACCAGCTTGCTGGTGAGCCTGGGCGCCGGCTGGCGCTGGCTGGCGGTGGAACGCGCACTGCGCCGCGAGGCGCCATTGCCGCTGCCCCGCCTGGTGCCGCTGCTGAGCGTGGCGTGCGGGCTTGCCTGTGTGGCGCTGGTGGGCCTGCTATGGGCGCGTTGGCATGGCTGA
- a CDS encoding DUF1329 domain-containing protein, which produces MKPVALLRSILLINASLLALHVAATPLLPDLTPVGAERGPSSDGRIPAWRGGLQAGQVSLAVNGTPLDPYADEQPLYVITAQNYGQYRAQLTAGQVALIQRYPKTFRLPVYPSHRSVAVPPQVGEWARHNAASARLVNDGNGVEGFNGVLAFPRPDNGLQVLWNHLTRPRNGSFSLASDSITPRGDGRFATMSLQQTFARPDVLDDGQTGNVLYYLSYRMTAPSRLAGDAVVLHETLDQVAQPRLSWLYSSSQRRVRRAPALAYDSITPGTAGLRTADSRDMFNGAPDLYQWTLVGKKALHVPYNSYRLASPLLGYAALIGPGHVNPQPTRYELHRVWEVVGTLKPGAKHIYASRRYYLDEDSWAIVEADFFDHQGQLWRTAQAHSYYHVTGQALVNAMEAIYDLRSGRYQLSGLTNEQPRPYAFDVRTSASYFSPGALRSQGLR; this is translated from the coding sequence ATGAAACCTGTCGCCCTGCTACGCAGTATTCTGCTTATCAACGCCAGCCTGCTGGCCCTGCATGTCGCGGCCACGCCGCTGCTTCCAGACCTGACGCCGGTGGGGGCTGAACGCGGGCCCAGCAGCGACGGCCGCATTCCGGCCTGGCGCGGGGGCCTGCAAGCGGGGCAGGTGTCGCTGGCGGTCAACGGCACGCCGCTGGACCCGTACGCCGATGAGCAGCCGCTGTACGTCATCACGGCGCAGAACTACGGGCAGTACCGTGCGCAACTGACGGCGGGGCAGGTGGCCTTGATCCAGCGCTACCCCAAGACGTTTCGCCTGCCGGTGTACCCGTCGCACCGCAGTGTCGCGGTACCGCCTCAGGTGGGCGAATGGGCCCGGCACAATGCTGCCAGCGCTCGCCTGGTCAATGACGGCAACGGCGTGGAAGGCTTTAACGGCGTGCTGGCATTCCCCAGGCCCGATAACGGCCTGCAGGTGCTGTGGAACCACCTCACCCGGCCACGCAACGGCAGTTTCAGCCTGGCTTCGGACAGCATCACGCCGCGTGGCGATGGGCGCTTTGCCACGATGAGCCTGCAACAGACGTTTGCCCGTCCCGATGTGCTTGACGATGGCCAGACGGGTAACGTGCTGTACTACCTGAGCTACCGCATGACCGCGCCGTCGCGCCTGGCGGGCGATGCCGTGGTGCTGCACGAAACCCTGGATCAGGTTGCGCAGCCGCGCCTGTCGTGGCTGTACAGCAGCAGCCAGCGGCGGGTGCGGCGCGCCCCGGCGCTGGCCTATGACAGCATCACCCCGGGCACGGCCGGCCTGCGCACCGCCGACAGCCGCGACATGTTCAATGGTGCACCAGACCTCTACCAGTGGACCCTGGTGGGCAAGAAGGCCCTGCACGTGCCGTACAACAGCTATCGCCTGGCATCGCCACTGCTCGGTTATGCCGCGCTGATCGGGCCGGGCCACGTCAACCCGCAACCCACCCGCTACGAGCTGCACCGGGTGTGGGAAGTGGTGGGCACCCTCAAGCCTGGGGCGAAGCATATCTATGCCAGCCGCCGCTACTACCTGGACGAGGACAGCTGGGCCATCGTCGAGGCGGACTTCTTCGATCACCAGGGGCAGTTGTGGCGCACTGCCCAGGCGCACAGCTACTACCACGTCACCGGGCAGGCGCTGGTCAATGCCATGGAGGCGATCTATGACCTGCGCAGTGGCCGCTATCAGCTGTCGGGCCTGACCAACGAGCAGCCAAGGCCGTACGCTTTCGATGTGCGCACCAGTGCTTCGTATTTCTCACCCGGCGCATTGCGCAGCCAAGGGCTGCGCTGA
- a CDS encoding LysR family transcriptional regulator: MTLKQLRYLIAIVEAGSFSSASRRAYIAQPALSRQISLLESELEMQLLDRQHDGIALTDAGRQLYEVARQVVQKLDSVKDELKSSRGDPKGHVAISIPATAADLLLPEIVRRAEQRFPGVTLTVWDGLSREGGQAIELGKVDFGVVPNAEELDHVEAEPIFTEALYWVGASAAGTPDTITLAEAAATRLVLPPRALHLRRRIEQAAMEAGVPLTAAYEQQSAPGIASLVRAGLAATISNWPPLSELLEPTAARRIVEPRISRTIALAHSQHKPLSFAAGCLRDLVRGVLIDLVNSGRWRGELIGKEPEPLEAVLGVQLAV; encoded by the coding sequence ATGACCCTGAAACAGCTCCGCTACCTGATCGCCATCGTCGAAGCCGGCAGCTTCTCCTCGGCTTCACGCCGCGCCTACATTGCCCAGCCGGCGCTGAGCAGGCAGATCAGCCTGCTGGAAAGTGAACTGGAAATGCAGCTGCTTGACCGCCAGCACGACGGCATTGCCCTGACCGATGCCGGGCGCCAGCTTTACGAGGTAGCCCGCCAGGTGGTGCAGAAACTGGACTCGGTGAAGGACGAGCTGAAATCCAGCCGCGGCGACCCCAAGGGCCACGTGGCCATTTCCATTCCGGCCACCGCAGCCGACCTGCTGCTGCCGGAAATCGTCAGGCGCGCCGAACAGCGCTTCCCGGGCGTGACCCTGACGGTGTGGGACGGCCTCAGCCGCGAAGGCGGCCAGGCCATCGAACTGGGCAAGGTGGACTTTGGCGTGGTGCCCAATGCCGAGGAACTCGACCATGTCGAGGCCGAGCCGATTTTCACCGAGGCGCTGTACTGGGTCGGCGCATCAGCAGCGGGCACACCCGACACCATCACCCTGGCCGAAGCCGCCGCCACCCGGCTGGTGCTGCCGCCCCGCGCGCTGCACCTGCGCCGGCGCATCGAGCAAGCCGCGATGGAGGCCGGGGTGCCATTGACCGCAGCTTACGAACAACAATCGGCGCCCGGCATCGCCAGCCTGGTGCGTGCCGGCCTGGCGGCGACCATCAGCAACTGGCCGCCGCTGAGCGAACTGCTCGAACCCACGGCGGCGCGGCGCATCGTCGAACCGCGCATCAGCCGCACCATCGCCTTGGCGCACTCCCAGCACAAACCCTTGTCGTTCGCCGCCGGTTGCCTGCGCGACCTGGTGCGCGGCGTGCTGATCGACCTGGTCAACAGCGGCCGCTGGCGCGGCGAACTGATCGGCAAAGAGCCCGAACCGCTGGAGGCCGTCCTGGGCGTTCAGCTGGCAGTCTGA